One stretch of Aptenodytes patagonicus chromosome 23, bAptPat1.pri.cur, whole genome shotgun sequence DNA includes these proteins:
- the MPZL2 gene encoding myelin protein zero-like protein 2, which translates to MDGPSWLGAVLFLGVQLRALWPAAAVEVHTSKEVDAVNGTNLRLKCTFSSSSPISQHLSVTWNFQPEDLSSHEPVFYYLKEPYKLSVGRFKERITWDGNIERNDVSIIIWNLQPTDNGTFTCQVKNPPDVDGTIGEVRLRVVQKVHFSEIHFLAVAIGSACVLMIIVVIVVIICRHHRKKAQEKRIEVADTELREKENLKIREEKEASPLED; encoded by the exons ATGGATGGCCCCAGCTGGCTGGGTGCTGTGCTCTTCCTTGGGGTACAGCTCCGAG CACTGTGGCCTGCGGCAGCTGTGGAAGTTCACACTTCCAAGGAGGTGGATGCTGTGAACGGCACTAACCTGCGGTTAAAATGCACCTTTTCCAGCAGCAGCCCTATTAGCCAGCACCTGTCAGTGACCTGGAACTTCCAGCCCGAGGACCTGAGCTCTCACGAGCCA GTATTTTATTACCTGAAGGAGCCCTACAAGCTGTCTGTTGGACGGTTTAAAGAGCGAATCACCTGGGATGGGAATATTGAGCGTAATGATGTTTCCATCATTATCTGGAATTTGCAGCCCACGGACAACGGGACATTCACCTGCCAGGTGAAGAACCCACCAGATGTTGATGGCACAATTGGTGAAGTGCGACTCAGAGTTGTGCAGAAAG TGCATTTCTCAGAAATCCACTTCCTGGCAGTGGCCATTGGGTCTGCTTGTGTTCTGATGATCATTGTGGTGATAGTTGTGATTATCTGCCGACACCATCGGAAGAAAGCACAAGAGAAGAGGATCGAGGTGGCAGACACTGAACT TAGAGAAAAGGAGAATCTGAAGattagagaagaaaaggaagccaGTCCATTAGAAGACTAA